One segment of Bacillota bacterium DNA contains the following:
- a CDS encoding polysaccharide deacetylase family protein, with translation MSYQSLAVWANARGGSNPDLVWYVSTDEPVIALTFDDGPDPKYTPAVLKALDQYGAKAT, from the coding sequence CTGTCCTACCAGAGTCTGGCCGTCTGGGCCAACGCCCGCGGGGGCAGCAACCCCGACCTCGTCTGGTACGTATCGACTGATGAACCGGTGATTGCCCTGACCTTCGATGACGGCCCCGACCCCAAGTACACCCCGGCGGTCCTGAAGGCTCTCGACCAGTACGGTGCCAAGGCCAC